AGTTGATCATAGCGCCGGTGGGGATTCAGGCCCACTGGATGTTTGATCCCACGGAACGGATTGGTCTCTCGCTCTCCGCCTACCCCGAGGCGGTGGGAAGGTTTAACGAGAACGGTTTAGCAATCGGGTGGAGGGTCAGAACGGCGTTGGGATTCGAATATTACCCGGTTCGGGATACCCGGAATTTTCCCGATGAAGAACCACTGACCCTGGTACAAGGATACGGCCTTGCAGGACAGCTCTCGGGAGGGGAGGAGGTTTATGGAGGGGGAGTGCAAAGCGATCTCCCCGGCCTCCTGATCTGGCAGGCTACCCACATTTTTTTTCGATTCCCGCCCCCCAAGTTTTACCTGGAGGTCGGAGAGGGGAGTCTTCCAGCGATGTCCGACGACTCGAGGAGAACATTTTGGGAATTTTTTGCCGGACTCAATTTTGACCTTACCTGGCGACGGATCAAGAGTGTCGTCAGCTACTAACAAGGGGGGAACGCCATAAGGGCTATCAAGCTGTTTAAAAAGGAGACAAACAGCCAGGATTTATCTCATGAGATAACTGTATTTGATGCTTTCACCGAAGATGATTTGAAACGCTGTATGGGTAGCCGCCCACAAATCACAACCGGGGCTGAAAAAACTCATGCTGGCCACATCGAAAGAGAGGGTGTTCGTTGCAGAAGAGTATTGCATATATCCTGCTACCATGACGGCTTCATGCCCTAAAACCATCGCCTCATGTCCGTTACTTTGTCCCCTCGGTAGAAATCTAATAATAATTGGGTCGTTATTATTTTTTGTATCGACCAGTACATATAAGTAAGTTTGATTCCCCATCGCTTGTAGGTCCTCGGTAGAGGTCAGTCTCAATGGTTGAGGGCCGCTAAGCCTTATTGGTTCCGGGCATGGAAAATAAAGATGGGGTAACGGGTCAGGAGGAGGAGTTGGCAGTGCTGGGGTTCTTTGAGAAAAGAATAACCGCCGTACTCGTGATAAGAACAGCCCCCCCCCTGCCAAACCGAGCAAGGCAAAGGCCCCTATGAGCGCCTGGGGTGTATTGGTGACCCAGTTGTCGGGATTAATCGGGTTATATTCGAACTCCCAACCTGTCTTCAAGACTTGCGAAATCGAATTAACAAGAGAGGACATGACGGTTTAATTATCGGCTTTAGGACCGAAATGGTGCGGGTAAAAACACCTTTAAGAAAGCGATACAGCACAAGGCCTCCTTGAAAACGCTTTGTGAGACAGTTCAGGACTTAAAGAGGCTTAAGAGCCCTTTTAGGAAACCACTCTCGGAGCCGGCGATCTTTTCGAGCTCGCCGTCATCCAGATAGACCCCGTGACAGTGAAAGCATTTATCGAGCGTTACACCACGGTAGGGGATTGGGTGCAGCTCCATCCCGCATTTAGGGCAGTGCATCCAGTGAAGCTCCTTGAGTCTCTTGATCTCAGCTTCTGAGATCTTCCCCCTCTTTTCATGGGACAGTTTGAGCTTTTTTTCCACTTCCAGACGGGCAAAATACTCCTCTTCAGGTTGTGACGGTTTTGAGATCGTCATAAAGCTGGTTCGTTAGCATAGCTCCCTCGAGGGTCAAGTGAGTTTAGGAGATGTCTGGAATCTCTTCGAGATGTTTCGCAAATGGGAATGTTTTTATTTTGGATAGTAATTTTTTGTCGGCTGTTACAAATGAGGCCTCTGTTCTTTCAGCGACCGCCAGGTAGAGGCTATCATAATAGGTCGTTTGAAATCGATTGGCGATTTCCGCTGTTCTCGTCAGTAAAGAAGATCGAAGTGGCATCAAAAGCCAGGGGAGCTCCCATAGCCTTATCAGTGATTGTTCGGCCTTCTCAGGATGCCCCTTCCATTTCTTCCAGAAGACGTTTCCAGCCTCGTAAAACAGGAGATCCGGGATGATGAATTCTATCTCACCCTTGAGAAA
The genomic region above belongs to Deltaproteobacteria bacterium and contains:
- a CDS encoding zf-TFIIB domain-containing protein, with amino-acid sequence MTISKPSQPEEEYFARLEVEKKLKLSHEKRGKISEAEIKRLKELHWMHCPKCGMELHPIPYRGVTLDKCFHCHGVYLDDGELEKIAGSESGFLKGLLSLFKS
- a CDS encoding type II toxin-antitoxin system VapC family toxin translates to MQQMVIDCSVAVKWFDQDEERGGRALRLLELFLKGEIEFIIPDLLFYEAGNVFWKKWKGHPEKAEQSLIRLWELPWLLMPLRSSLLTRTAEIANRFQTTYYDSLYLAVAERTEASFVTADKKLLSKIKTFPFAKHLEEIPDIS